CATCTCTTTACTGAACTATTTCATAaaggtaggggggggggggttgtcatcTAAGGACCCTGACATACAGTTTATAGAGCATAGGTAACACGGTGACAGCATAATTCAACTACGCTTTTGGTCCATCGAATAACACATCTCGACACGACACCCCACAACAGCTCTAGGGGCTACAGGGGAGGATTGCTCTACCGTGCATGACCAAGTCACCCTGAGATTAAAGTCAAATTTGGCAATTCAACCCCTTAGCATGGCTTTTTCATTTTCTCTAAAAATGACTCGACTTTTTAAATTGTGAATCATTTAGAAATCCTGTTTTTACAAAATAAACACATCTGAATATTACACTATACACATTTAAAAAGCCATTTCAAGAGCTTGGAGTTTGAGATACCATAAAACCAGTTTACGATGATATAGCTGTTCACTAAAAATACTTGATTTGCAAGAAATGCATATTACAACATCCGATCAATTGTAGAAGTTCAATAGGAATTATTATACAACATTTTAAATACGCGATCGTTTTCTTTTTGCCACCTGCAATATTATTCAGGATGCAACTGAGCAGGATGTGGGTAAAGCTTGCTGATGGTTTTAGGCAAGCACAAATATGACACAAACATAAATCAGGAAGACAGTACTAATGTTTTGTTTAAAGGATTTTGACACAGACCTAACCATGGCTGTCATTAAAAAACATAAGGGCTTTAGGCTGGCAATAGCCAATCGCTTAATTTctgtaccattttttttttaacacacatTTAACGCAAACCTTTAAACAATTGACAGTAGCTTAAAAACTACGCACCGTTCCCCCTTTTCAAATCCACAATATGATAAAAAAATAAGGCATTTCAGTGTGTATGTATTGGAACCAGAGTTAACGCTTTCCTCGCACTCCACCCCAGTAAAAAGACTGCTTACagactttttatatatatatatatagtcaaaagtttggacacacctacacattcaagggtttttctttattttactatttagtaatatagtgaagacatcaaaactatgaaataacacatatggaatcatgtagtatgcaaaaaaaagtgttataacAAAatatagattcttcaaagtatccaccctttgccttgatgacagctttgcacactcttggcattctctcaaccagcttcatgaggaatgcttttccaacagtcttgaaggagttcccacatatcctgagcacttgttggctgcttttccctcactctgcgatccaactcatcctaaaccatctcaattgggttgaggtcgggtgattgtggaggccaggtcatctgatgcagcgctccatcactctccttcttggtcaaatagcccttacacagcctggaggtgtgttgggtcattgtccagttgaaaaacaaatgatagtcccactaagcgcaaaccagatgggatggtatatcgttgcagaatgctgtggtagccatgatggttaagtgtgccttcaattctaaataaatcagtgtcaccagcaaagcaaccccacaccatcacacctcctccatgcttcacggtgggagccacacatgtggagatcatctgttcacctactctgcgtctcacaaagacatggcggttggaaacaaaaatctccaatttggactcatcagaccaaaggacagatttccacctgtctaatgtccattgatcgtgtttcttggcccaagcaagtctcttcttcttattggtctcctttagcagtggtttctttgcagcaaatcgaccacgaaggcctgattcacacagtctcctctgaacagttgatgttgagatgcgtctgtcacttgaactctgtgaagcatggtTTTGGCGACTGCACTTTTAAGaagctttcaaagttcttgaaatgttccgcattgactgaccttcatgtcttaaagtaatgacgaagtgtcatttctctttgcttatttgagctgttcttgccatgatatggacttggtcttttatcaaatagggctatcttctatataccacccctaccttgtcacaatacaactgattggctcaaatgtattaaggaaagaaattccacatataaacttttaacagggcacacctgttaattgaaatgcattccaggtgactaccccatgaagctggttgagagaatgcaaagctgtcatcaaggcaaagggtggctactccaaagaatctcaaatataaaatataatttgatttgtttaacacttttttggttactacatgattccatgtgttatttcatagttttgatgtcttcaatattattctacaatgtagaaaatagtaaaaataaagaaataccctggaatgagtaggtgtatccaaacctttgactggtactaattatatatatatatttaattcatgtatataaaaaaaacaagcaGGGAAAATGAGTGATGCAGAACTTCATGAAGAGTTATTTAGCAAGTGCGTGTCACTGTGACTCGGCCATCTCTAGGACTTCTCCGGCTGCTACAGTGACCAGTTGTAGTGGGATTTCAGCATTGGCCAGGATGTCCTGGGAGTTACCGGAGCCCTGCTGGATGTTGGTGAGGATGAGGGTGGTGCCGCCCGCCGTGATGATGCTGTCTGACGAGCCCGCGGACTCCATGGATCCCACCACCGCGTTGCTCACAGAGTTCATGACTCCTTTCTTGTTCTTGTGAGTTTTAATGTGCTTGGCCAGGTGGTCGCTCCGCATGAAGCGCTTGGAACATTCTGGGCAGACAAACTTCTTCTcccctgtcagagagagaaaccagacaagttttaacagtaggacagaccaaacCATGTCACTTCTACATCGCTACTATGAACTCATTATGTCATCCGTTTCACAGGACTAATGCTATTATACTGAATGATATATTTCCAAAGACAGAAGAAGACACTTTACATTGGTGAAAAGCGCAACCTACAAGGTAGGTtttcaaaatgtaaaatgtaatgcaaATGTTGAGGTGAGGGAGGGTGCACCTGTATGTGTCCTTCTGTGTCTCTGCAGTTCGTCGCTGCGTGTGAACCTCTTCCCACAGTACATCCAGCTGCAGACGAAGGGCCGCTCCCCAGAGTGCCAGCGCAGGTGCGCTCGCAGGTGCGACGTCTTCCCATACACCTTCCCACAGCCCGGAATGTGACAGATGTGTTGCTTCTTCTTCCCCATGTTGGATCCTCTGAgagaacacaaacaaacacactcataTACTGCATATACAGCCTTATAGATGTGTACTTGCTCTGTTTTTTGGGCCTTTgtggtgggaggggggggggggggtggtacaGTAAGACTGTTAGTAACCAGACAGAGGGCAATGGAGTTAATATAACATGTAGGAAAACATGCGTCTTTCCCATTCAGACCCCAAACCCTTCAGAACTAGTATTCTAAACACCATAAGTAGAGGAAAGATTCTATCTAGCGTTTTCTGACCACTATAAGCTGTTGAGCACTGTAAACGTAGTCGCTATACGCAGGGTACGCAGTATGAGCTCACTCACCTCCCCCCAGCCTCTTTGCAATTGGGGCAGGTGCAGGCCACCCTGCGTAGCCGCTTGCCCCCCTCGCCGAGCTGGTCCTCCTCGTCCTCTAGCCTGACCCGCAGGTGGGAAAGGTCACTGGTGTTCAGAGTGGAGTCACTGCCCAGCTGCCAGTCCTCTGAGTCCGGCTCCTCCTTTATCTGGACGTCTGGAGGGAGACCAATCAATCTACACATCAATATCAACACAACCTTTAACAATTGCATGCTAAATGGACTGCAAAAGCCACACAGTGAAAAGTGCTTCTTCGCTAAATGCTTTTAAAAAGATTTCATGACAGTTTGGCTACGAACAAATTCAAAACCCCTGTTCAAACTTGACAATGTGTGGATGGACAGCTTgacacaaaaccatttgatgatTTACACACACTTCAAATCTTCAAAGAATTAATCATACGATTGTTTAAATTATATCTCACAGATCTATAAAGGGTGTTGATTATATGGTCAGAGAATTGTTTCAATTgtaacattttggtcatttagcagacgattttatccagagcaacttagaggaacaattagggttaagtgcttgctcaagggcacagactgATTTTTCAACTATTCGGCTGAAAATATTGTTATTGCTACACACACATTCTGTTGTTAAACGTGTGTTCTTACATTAACAACTCTGCTGTTTTCTTTATAAGAAAATATTTGCAAATCTGACAAGAATACACAGCTAATAATCCTCACCAGAGCAGCGCAAGTCATGCCTGATGTCTCAGGAGGCTTATATCAGGTGGCTCAATAATTAAATATAGTCTACTTCCTGTAGTCTACTTCCTGGGGATGATAATTTTTTTCAGACCCCCATGGTTtcctacatacagtgccttcagaaagtattcacaccccttcactttttacacattttgttgtgttacaaagtgggattcaaattgatttaatttcattgttttgtatgaaaactaaaacactaatatatcttgattagataagtattcaaccctgaggcaacacatgttagaatcacctttggtcgCGATTGTgagttgtgagtctttctgggtaagtctctaagaactttccacacctggattgagaAAACatctgcccattattcttttaaaaatacttccaagctctgtcaaattggttgttaatcattgctagacaaccagtttcaggtcttgccatagactttcaagacgatttaagtcaaaactgtaactcggaaactcgggaacattcactgtcttcttggtaagcatctccagtgtagatttggcctcgtgtttcaggttattgccctgctgaaaggtgaattaaatctcccagtgtctggtggaaagtagactgaaccaggttttcctctaggattttgcctgtgcttagcgccattctgtttcttttttatcctgaaaaaccccCCATTAATTAACGCTTACAGTTATACCATAACTTGATGCAGCCCCcccccatgcttgaaaatatggagagtggtactcagtaatgtgttgcaaTGAATTTGCACAAAAACATAACACTTTAtagtcaggacaaaaagtgaatagctttgcacattttttgcagtattacattagtgcatgttttagaataattgtattctgtacaggcttaatTCTTTTCACTTTGGCAATTACGTTAGTATTGTAGAATAACTAcaacgttgttgatccatcctcagttttctcctaaccagcctttaaactctgtaactgttttaaagtccccattggcctcatggtgaaatccctgaggagtgtccttcctctccggcaactgagttagaaaagaaacctgtatctttgtagtgactgggtgtattgatacaccatccaaaagtgtaatcaataacttcacaatgctcaaagggacatcatttattgttttacctatctaccaataggtgcccttctttgcgaggcattggaaaacctccctggtctttttggttgaatctgtgattgaaattccctgctcgactgagggaccatacagataattttatgtgtgaggtacagagatgaggtagtaaaaatcatgttaaacactattattgcacaccagtggaggctggtggaaggagctataggaggacaggctcattgtaacggctggaatggaataaatggtgGAACGGTGTCAAATATgaggtttccatatgtttgataccattccatttcagccataatagtaatgagcccatcctcctatagcaccTCCCACCAGCCCCCACTGttgcacacacagtgagtccatgcaacatattatgttacttgttaagcatatttttactcctgaacttatttaggcttgtcataacaaaggggttaaatatttACTGACTCAAGAAATTGTAATTTTAAATTTTTCATTCactttaacatttaaaaaaacatcattccactttgacattattgtgTGGAGTATTGCGTGTAGGACAGTGACAAAAAAactaaatttaatccattttaaattcaggctgtagcacaacaaaatgtggaaaaagtcaaggggtgtgaaaactttcCAATGTGCTGTACAACCACCAGTGTTACTAACTATTATGGTGTGCATGTCTGCTGGATGTGTACATGATGCAGGAGGAGACCATACCTCCAGGGCTGTTGGTGTCCTCTGCCTGCTGGTACTGAATGCCTGCCTGGACCAAAGAGTTGACAGTAACAGTCTGCAGGTTGGGGATCTGTTGCGCTTCTCCCTGGCCCAGAGACAAGGTTTGCAATGGGGCCAGTGTGATCTGCTGGGCTGGGTTGGTGGGCAGCTGGAGGTTCTGGAGGTTCTGGACCCCCTGCACCTGAAAGGTCTGCCACTGGATCTGCCCTGAGGCCGTGACGGTCTGGGCCTGGATGATGAAGGTCCCTGGGTTGATGAGCTGAACGTTCTGCATGGTCTGTCCCCCTGCTGCCTGCACCACCTGACCATCACTGGTCTGGACCGGCACCTGTTGCAGCTGAATGATGGACTGGCCTGAGGACACCTGGATGTTCTGGACCTGGTTCTGCTGAATGTAGCCCTCCTGGAGACCAGAGGGGTCTGTCTGCTCTGGGGCTTGGGTTAGAACACCCGTCTCATCCATGGCCTCAGGCAGCTGGGTGGAGGACGTTGGCACATACATGTCTGCATTAGCATTCGAGTCATTTACAGACAGTGTTTGCGAGAGCTGGTCACCTGTCTTCTCCAAACTCTCAGAGCTGTCTACAGGCTGACTGGTCATGATGAGCTGGCCATCAGAAGTGACCCCTGTTGCTATAGTCTGAGCACCAGAGAGGCCCAGGGAGTCCAAGTCCACACTGCTAATGGGGACAAAGGTGATGTTCCCTGGCAACCCCATAGGCACATTAGTGACAACCTGACCCTGGTTGTTAAAGGTGGAGCTGCCGATAGAAACACCCTGGATCTGCTGGACATGACCAGTCTGTGATATGAGGTTCTGGTTATTAGTAAGGATGTCTCCGGCCCCAGTCACACTTATAGTCTGAGTTCCGTCAGGCAAGATCTGGATCTGCCCTGTGGCATCTTGGCTCAGAGTGGCCCCCTCCTCACTGGAGGTGGAGAAGCTCAGTTGCTGTCCATCAGCTGTCTGAATGTACTGAATGTTAGGCACTGTGTTGGCGGAGGTGTCGCTTCCTGATGTCACAAAGATCGGTTGGCTCTGAAGGTTCTGGAGAGGAAGAACATACTGTCCGTTTGATGTCACGATCCCCTGACTCTGGATGTGGACCACGCCAGGTTCCTCCTTCCGTGTTGTTGTGGGGGTCAAAACCTCCCATCTATCTGGGTTCCCTGTTAACTGGATGGATGTTAGGTCTGTCGTCTGCAGGATAAAACATCTTGTTTTGGTGAATAAAAACTATTAATTTGCATAGAAGGTGCCTCATTAAGATGTAGATTGCAACATTGAGATGAATTATGTAATGTTAGAGATAGCAGTGAAGTAATTACCTACATAAAAAAACAGCAAGCCAATTATTTATTGTATTCAGCCAGTTGGAAAAGCCATAGCATGATTAGTTATGagtgcataaaaaaaaaaaatgttttttaagttaTTACCATTCATGAAGAATATAGGAATAAGAGCTTGGTGCTGCTTGTTCACACGATTTAGCAACATATTTGAAGATTGATTTAGAGGTGTTTAATGACCAGTGTATTGTTTGTCTAGAAGGTGCATGAGAACCCTAACTTTATAATGTGTGATCCAAATATGAGCACACTACATGATGGCATTTGGGCATATCTCTGCCGACACAACACGCGTTCTATTGATAAAAGATAGCTACATTTTGGGGTCGTCTACATTCTAGCAGAGCCAGTGGTGGTGACTTACCACTACAGCGGCAGCACCGTTACCCCCATCTGATGATGCCGACTCGATCTTGCTGCAGGTAGCTGCCAGCAGAGCGAGCGATGACGACTGAGTGTCCTACCCACAATGGGCGGGTTTAAAAGGAAGAAAGTGGGTGGCCGTTAGTCCGGTGCCACACAGGAAGTTCGACTTTTACTACAAATGTTAAAACGTGTGAACTTCACAAAGCACCACGCACTTACTGAAACCCTAACCGAGAAGCATACGAGGGTAATTTCTAAATAGCAACGTTAGCTACCTGATCTCCTGTGCCACAGTCTTGCTGCAGAAACTCGCTTTGACTGCTGTCCACGTCCAAGGCAGCCATTTCCTCTTGTTTCACTGGCTGTTCTGGGGCTAACGTTACAAGGTACAGAATGAAGGAAACGGAGCAGAACAAACCAGAGTTAAGTTAAATCTCCACACGGGAAACGGCAGCAATTTTGTTTCTAGCTATTCCACTAGCTATAACGTAACACTTCAAGCTGGACTGACCTCCATTACAGCTGCGGTGTGGAGTTGATCAAACTGTCTGAagccttagctagctagctacgtatGGTGTAGTTGTGGCTAGCATGCAGGCTAACGTTCACTGTTGGCTAAGCTGTTGGAAAACTATtagacagctagctaacattagcttagCTAAAGGGTGCAAACATACCGATGGTTAGGTTGAACATTACATACCAGTCATTgcgtgaattattattatttcgcAGAATCTCTGTATTACCACAAGCGAAACATGATTACAGTAATCGAAGGCTGGCTGCAATCGGTGATTCTAGTCAATTGTTTCTATTTTGATTGACGTTGCTGGAAACACAAAGGGTGGGGTCTCCAAGATTGGGTAACGCACAGGAAATCCCGCCGTTCTTCTTAAACCCAATTGGCTACCGTATTTTATTCCCTACATTATCATTCGCCAGTGTACATGTCAGTAATCTTCTGACGAATTCCTTTCCTGTTTATTATTCTCTCAACAAGAAGAATatggtgacaaaaaaagaataTGGAGCCAGGAGCTATGCTGTCCATTGATAACCGTTAATGTATACAAGCGTTCTGCAGCCACAGTGGATTTTAAACATACTCTTAATTGATTTCAGTTGCCTCTCAATTTAGGTCATTTATGCCTAGCTAAACTTAAAGCCAACTAGTGTAACTATTAGCCAATTAATCTGTCATTGCGTGGAGATTTTAGTGCAGGTCGACCCTTGGTTTATCAAAATAAGATGTGATGGCTGCATTTGTAGCTAGATACTTCCCTTGTGTTggcagctgaataaaatagattgGCCCAATTTAGATGTCAATTTTCACTAATCATAGTATCGATTGTCAACTGTTCATCACAGTGATTTTGCCAGTCTGCCATgggtgcattcgtaaattcactttggcaatctactccgatttcagagcactcgtctgagtgtgccagagcgcagaatcgCTGattaatttacgaacgctcaacacctgttgaatactGTAAACACTGTAAATAAATAGTCGTCAGCAGCACAgttaccaacgctctggataacagctcTGCTagagcgagtaaaatggtcagagtgatgtgttctctcatttgtgtctggaagtagctagctagccaatatatatatatatatatattagctaGCCAATATTAGcctgttagcttgggtgcttgactaacgttgtgaggtcagaacgctcggatcaaccctattcCTCTGCCAGAGTGTTCAGTGTGCGccccgagagcgaaacgctctaaatttacgaacggacaatctgacaacgctctgaatttacgaactccCAGATCGCACTCTGGCACAGAGCAGACCCTATGCTCAAAAGCTAGGAACACCAAAAGTAGTCATACATCATTGTACACTGTTATACTCTATGCACATTTAATATTTTTCTTTCTCTAATAAGTAAACTGTTCATTTATATAATGAAGTATGGCTGTGGTATTTTATGTTCATATTGAATGTTGATTTTGGAATTCTCACTGGGGTGAGCTCATGCACTAAAGGTGACCTTTCTTACAGTAAGAATAATACATTCTACCATACTTGTCATCATTTCTAAGGAAATGTCATTTCCACCTTGTTTCTATCATGGAAGTTAGCAAAGAGGTCCTTCAAAAATACTGGTACAATAAATAAACAGCTGCTATCCAGTTCACTGCTAGTGCTTTCCTGGAAAGTGAGTTATAGCATGTATCTAATTTTTTCATTAACTATCTTGTACATATAATGCAATATTGGCAAGATTGCGTTGAAATTGAATATAATTGTGTTGTAttgcctctcctctgtctgtgatGCAAGGCCCTCACTTCTTCTCCAGAGCATTATTTGCGGTGTGTCAGTTCCTCACAGAGTGCGACCAGAGTGGGGCCATTTCTCTCAACCTTCAATTGAAACTTGGCCCATTACAAGCAGACTACAAAAGCACTTTTCTGGCACTCAGGAGCACACGCCAGTGAATGGTGGATATTTCCAATCACTCTGCTGTCAATCCAAGTGTCAGGTAAACACAGGCCTACGGAAACAGCCTTTAGAAATTCTTGcagctatgtctgtctgtcttactcCAGTCCAAGGAAAGTTATCAGCAATTTCAACAAAGAAATCCAAGTTAAAAGGGAAAGTCGAATATAGATCCTAATAAGAGCAGACATCTAATCCAATATCCTAGAAGACATGAGAATGCCATGAACAGAGTAACTTTTCATAGCAATTACCCTGTGGGAGATTTGATGCAACAACGAGCAAGCTGTTCAATACAATGGTCTGTATAGCGCTGTACAGTTCCATCAATATTCAGTTTATCTTTCAATATTACAGTATATTTACACCAAATGTATGTTGAATTAAATGGCATCACAGCTTTCACTACTACTGTATTTTAGCACTGCAATTGATTGCGTATTCAGTAACAACAATAGCTTACAGTGGGTTAAAGAGGAAAATGAGATAAGCACAAGGTTAAACGATGCTGGATAAGATTAATCATATTAATTAAAGCAGCCAACCCCTGTGATATCTGTCATTGTCCAGAATTAAGCATTGAGGCAGAGCGTGTTCTTGGTCAGCCAGGATGAAAAGAACAGGATCAAAACTCATATTAACGTATTGACAGTTGTGTCATGAGGGCCAGTCCAAGAGAGAGGTGACCCCATGGGGAGAAACCGTCCTGCTGGAGACACCTTGTGGGACACTGTAAATGGCGCCTCAGAGGGAAAATGTAAAATGGTGCAAGGAGGGAGAATTGTGGGTAGAATACCAAATGGATCTGGATGACAACTTTGGGAAAGGAGTGAATACGGACACAGAAAAATTATCCTGGATTTCTAAGAGTCACTCGGGTTCAGCTGTGGAGCAGGAGGTCCAAAGTGTAGGTACCCACTTATCTCCTGTATTGTAGCAGGTTGGACGTATTCAGTGAAAGTCCCTCCCTGATCGTCATTTACGCCCAATGAAACCCAGTTTACTTTATCAAGGGCAAATAACACAGGCCTGCAATGTACACAACAGCCTCCTCTCAGAACTTGAAAAAGGGATATATTCTGGAATGATGCCCCTTTGGAAAAATAATTATATTTCTTTCCATTTTGAGTATAAAATGTTACTTCATTCTTTCTGGCAAAGAATCATATTCAAATGAATTCCCATCTGTCAGATCAGCCTGTGACCTTTGGGTCTATCAATAAACAAACCGATTTGGTAAATGTAAAGGAATGCTAGATCTGTCAACATCTTGCAGCAAGCCATGGACACTCCCCCACATGATTTCttaaaatgagtaaaaaaaatgGCATTGACTTTATTGTAGGTTTGTTCAGCCTGAAGGTGACAGTAATAAATCAACTTTAATTTATGCTCTTCCTGTTGTAACAACTTCTAAATGGAAAGCTACTGTGCACCGGCTTTGACAACAGCATCATCCCGGataacctagacccactccaattcgcataccgccccaatagaacCACAGATGACgccatctcaatcgcactccacattgccctttcccaccgtgacaaaaggaacacctatatgagaatgctgttcattgactacagctcagcattcaacaccatagtgcccacaaagctcatcactaaactaaggaccctgggactaaacatctccctctgcaactagatactggacttcctgatgggccgcccccaggtggtaagggtagtgaGACTaacgtctgccacactgatcctcaacactggggcccctcaggggtgcgtgcttagtcccctcctgtactccctgttcacccacgactgcctggccaaacacgactccaacaccatcattaagtttgcagatgacacaacagtggtaggcctgattaccgacaacgatgaaatagcctatagggaggaggtcagagacgtggcagtgtggtgccaggacaacaacctctccctcaatgtgaccaagacaaaggagctgattgtggactacaggaaaaggtgggacaaacaggcccccattcacgtcgacgaggctgtagtggagcgggtcgagagtttcaagttccttggtgtccacatcaccaacgaactatcctggtccaaacacaccaagacagttgtgaagagggcaagaaaacacattttttctcctcatgaaaagatttggcatgggtctccagatcctcaaaaagttctacagctgcaccatcgagagcatcttgaccggttgcatcaccgcctgggatGACAACTGCTatgcatctgactgtaaggtgctacggtagtgcatacggcccagtacatcactggagccaagcttcctgccatccaggacctatatagtagacggtgtcagaggaaagcccaaaatattgtcaaagactccagtaacccaagtcatagactgttctctctgctaccgcacggcaagcagtatcggagcgccaagtctaggaccaaaaggctccttaacagcttctacccccaagccaaaagagtgctgaatcaaatggccacccggactatttacatttacaGTCTCCATGGAATTTCCAAACACATATCCCTTGTGTGTGCATTGTTTGTACTCAACATGTCAAGGTTATTTATGTGTTTATTTATCATCCCATAAATTCTTTGTAAATTCTCATTCTTTTGGGGTTAAGGCTGAACTATTATGACTATTGTGgctgcaacctggactcaggggtagatgtaacatagtaaatacaAATCTGGACacccaaattagtatgatatgttacgtttggtatggtttgtattaatttgtggatatccatcatccatttcatatgatatgttacaaattacaattcataATATGTTATTGCAATTCCAATTAgttgttgctaacgttagctaggtggctaacgttagctaggctaggggttaggggttaaatgCCCACATCAGTAGAAATCTACTTTTTTTGAGCTGAAAGACGATGGCCAGAGCCTACCCATGATGTTGCACTACGATTTAAGTCAATAAGTCATTGTTTTAATCAAAGTAGAATATATTTGGGCTTCAATGCCAAATCCGAACTGCCCACTTCGTGCAAATCCATGTGAATGCCATATCTTTCCCTATGATATGACATACAAATAGTTTTCAGCCTACATTTAGTTTCAGGTCTGGGATTTATTTGAATGTtaccacccaccagcatggcGTTGTTTATTAATCAGAAACAGCTGCAAAGTTCTTCCTCTTTGTGACTGAGATGAGCAAAACAGCCTTGTGTCCAATTGGCTGCATGAGCCAGGGAGCAAATAAAAATAAGGTGTGGTTTTTGCACCTCCTGTTTTTAACCAGAAAATTACAATAAATAATTGGATAATTTGTCCATTT
The DNA window shown above is from Salmo salar chromosome ssa25, Ssal_v3.1, whole genome shotgun sequence and carries:
- the LOC106586237 gene encoding transcription factor Sp3 isoform X2, which produces MTAPEQPVKQEEMAALDVDSSQSEFLQQDCGTGDQSSSLALLAATCSKIESASSDGGNGAAAVVTTDLTSIQLTGNPDRWEVLTPTTTRKEEPGVVHIQSQGIVTSNGQYVLPLQNLQSQPIFVTSGSDTSANTVPNIQYIQTADGQQLSFSTSSEEGATLSQDATGQIQILPDGTQTISVTGAGDILTNNQNLISQTGHVQQIQGVSIGSSTFNNQGQVVTNVPMGLPGNITFVPISSVDLDSLGLSGAQTIATGVTSDGQLIMTSQPVDSSESLEKTGDQLSQTLSVNDSNANADMYVPTSSTQLPEAMDETGVLTQAPEQTDPSGLQEGYIQQNQVQNIQVSSGQSIIQLQQVPVQTSDGQVVQAAGGQTMQNVQLINPGTFIIQAQTVTASGQIQWQTFQVQGVQNLQNLQLPTNPAQQITLAPLQTLSLGQGEAQQIPNLQTVTVNSLVQAGIQYQQAEDTNSPGDVQIKEEPDSEDWQLGSDSTLNTSDLSHLRVRLEDEEDQLGEGGKRLRRVACTCPNCKEAGGRGSNMGKKKQHICHIPGCGKVYGKTSHLRAHLRWHSGERPFVCSWMYCGKRFTRSDELQRHRRTHTGEKKFVCPECSKRFMRSDHLAKHIKTHKNKKGVMNSVSNAVVGSMESAGSSDSIITAGGTTLILTNIQQGSGNSQDILANAEIPLQLVTVAAGEVLEMAESQ
- the LOC106586237 gene encoding transcription factor Sp3 isoform X1 yields the protein MTAPEQPVKQEEMAALDVDSSQSEFLQQDCGTGDQDTQSSSLALLAATCSKIESASSDGGNGAAAVVTTDLTSIQLTGNPDRWEVLTPTTTRKEEPGVVHIQSQGIVTSNGQYVLPLQNLQSQPIFVTSGSDTSANTVPNIQYIQTADGQQLSFSTSSEEGATLSQDATGQIQILPDGTQTISVTGAGDILTNNQNLISQTGHVQQIQGVSIGSSTFNNQGQVVTNVPMGLPGNITFVPISSVDLDSLGLSGAQTIATGVTSDGQLIMTSQPVDSSESLEKTGDQLSQTLSVNDSNANADMYVPTSSTQLPEAMDETGVLTQAPEQTDPSGLQEGYIQQNQVQNIQVSSGQSIIQLQQVPVQTSDGQVVQAAGGQTMQNVQLINPGTFIIQAQTVTASGQIQWQTFQVQGVQNLQNLQLPTNPAQQITLAPLQTLSLGQGEAQQIPNLQTVTVNSLVQAGIQYQQAEDTNSPGDVQIKEEPDSEDWQLGSDSTLNTSDLSHLRVRLEDEEDQLGEGGKRLRRVACTCPNCKEAGGRGSNMGKKKQHICHIPGCGKVYGKTSHLRAHLRWHSGERPFVCSWMYCGKRFTRSDELQRHRRTHTGEKKFVCPECSKRFMRSDHLAKHIKTHKNKKGVMNSVSNAVVGSMESAGSSDSIITAGGTTLILTNIQQGSGNSQDILANAEIPLQLVTVAAGEVLEMAESQ
- the LOC106586237 gene encoding transcription factor Sp3 isoform X9; the protein is MTAPEQPVKQEEMAALDVDSSQSEFLQQDCGTGDQTTDLTSIQLTGNPDRWEVLTPTTTRKEEPGVVHIQSQGIVTSNGQYVLPLQNLQSQPIFVTSGSDTSANTVPNIQYIQTADGQQLSFSTSSEEGATLSQDATGQIQILPDGTQTISVTGAGDILTNNQNLISQTGHVQQIQGVSIGSSTFNNQGQVVTNVPMGLPGNITFVPISSVDLDSLGLSGAQTIATGVTSDGQLIMTSQPVDSSESLEKTGDQLSQTLSVNDSNANADMYVPTSSTQLPEAMDETGVLTQAPEQTDPSGLQEGYIQQNQVQNIQVSSGQSIIQLQQVPVQTSDGQVVQAAGGQTMQNVQLINPGTFIIQAQTVTASGQIQWQTFQVQGVQNLQNLQLPTNPAQQITLAPLQTLSLGQGEAQQIPNLQTVTVNSLVQAGIQYQQAEDTNSPGDVQIKEEPDSEDWQLGSDSTLNTSDLSHLRVRLEDEEDQLGEGGKRLRRVACTCPNCKEAGGRGSNMGKKKQHICHIPGCGKVYGKTSHLRAHLRWHSGERPFVCSWMYCGKRFTRSDELQRHRRTHTGEKKFVCPECSKRFMRSDHLAKHIKTHKNKKGVMNSVSNAVVGSMESAGSSDSIITAGGTTLILTNIQQGSGNSQDILANAEIPLQLVTVAAGEVLEMAESQ